In one Leishmania braziliensis MHOM/BR/75/M2904 complete genome, chromosome 32 genomic region, the following are encoded:
- a CDS encoding putative small nuclear ribonucleoprotein — translation MPTNKTLPNLNHFMEKRIVVKIQGGRSISGVLRGVDEHMSIVLHNAMDETRNANGSDEGTMTALGTTVIRGSAVVEITSADV, via the coding sequence ATGCCGACGAACAAGACGCTTCCCAACCTCAATCACTTCATGGAGAAGCGGATCGTCGTAAAGATACAGGGTGGCCGCTCCATCTCCGGCGTGCTGCGCGGTGTTGATGAGCACATGAGCATTGTGCTGCACAACGCCATGGATGAAACCCGCAATGCGAATGGCAGCGACGAGGGGACGATGACGGCACTCGGAACCACTGTGATTcgtggcagcgctgtcgtCGAAATCACGAGCGCCGATGTTTGA